GCTATCAATATCCTCTCTTCAGCAATTACAGTTTACTTGGCAAGAGCTTTAAGCGGCAGTGCTAACATTCAAATTCTAAAAGGTTTCATAAAGACAGATATACCTGTTTTATCTAAAATACCTGTATTAGGACCTTTGTTTTTTAGTAGCACCTATATTACAACATGGATAGTTTTACTGATAGTTGTGCTTAGCTGGTACATCCTATACTATAGACCTTTTGGATTGAGATTAAGAGCTTGCGGTGAAAATCCTCAAGCTGCAGACTCATTAGGAATCAATGTCTTAAGGATTAGATATATCGGAGTTGCTATATCTGGTATTTTGGCAGGACTAGGTGGAGGAATCATAATAGTAACATACGCTGGTGAGTTTTCACCTCTTATTTATAACGGATTAGGTTTCTTAGCCTTGGCTGCACTTATATTTGGTAAGTGGAAGCCTTGGGGAGTCGTTGGAGCTGCCTTCTTCTTTGGTTTTGCAAAAACTGTAGCAGATATGTCTAAATTATTTGAAGGAATAAAGAATATGCCTAATATATTCTTTAATACGTTTCCATACGTGGTAACTTTAATAGCTCTAGTACTTTTCTCAAAGAATATGGCTGGACCAAGAGCAGCCGGAGAGCCTTATGATCCAGGAAAACGATAAAATTAGTAAAATGTATTTTACAGAAAACCATACTTTGTAAGTATGGTTTTCTGTATTTTTATTTTTAAATAAGTGTTATAATGGATATACATAAAGCAGATGTAATATAACACATTTGCCAAAATAGGGTTGGTGGAAACATGGATATGAACTTTAACTTAAACCTTACACAGGAACAAAAACTTGTTATGACTCAGCAAATGCAGCTTTCTATTAAGCTTCTCCAAATGTCTAGCCTTGAGCTTCAAGAACATGTTGATAAGGAATTGCAGGAAAATCCTGTACTCGAAGTTTCATATGCTGAAGAAGCTCATGATGAAAATCTTAAAAATAGAATTGATTATAAAGAGTTTATAAAATATTTGGACTTTGATAAATATGGACAGAGGCATTATGAAAAAAATGATGAAGAGGAAGTATCCCCCTTTAATTTTATAAGCGAACAAAAATCTTTAAAACAAGATTTAGTAGAACAGATTATAGATTTAGGTGTAAAGGATTACCTTTTTCCCATATGCGAATATATTATTGATAACCTAGATGAAAGGGGTTACTTAGAGGTTAGTGAAGAAGATATCTCTAAACAGCTGAATGTTGAAATATCTATTGCTAGGGAAGCAATCAAAATAGTTCAAAGTTTGGAGCCAATAGGGATTGCTGCAATGGATTTAAGGGAATGCCTAAAACTACAGCTAGAAAGAAATGGCGTTTTAAATAATTATTTGAGTGTTATAATTGATAAACATCTTGAAAATATTGCAGATAACAGATATAACCTAATAGCTAAGAGCTTAGGAATTGAGCTTAAAGAAGCCCAATATTATGGGGATATTATCAAAAGCCTTCAGCCAAAACCCTCAAGCGGATTTTATACAGGAGATGAAATAAGTTATACAGCTCCTGATGCATATATTAAAGAAATAGGTAGTGAGTTTCATATATTAATGAATGAAAACTTAGTGCCAAAGCTAAATATCAATGAAATTTATAAAGAGATAATAAAAAATGAAAATGATGTAGCTGCTGTAGAATACGTTAAAGAAAAGATAAATAGCGCTTTATTTTTAATGAAGAGTATTGAGCATAGAAAAAGCACTATATATAAGGTTTTAGAAAAAATACTAGAAATCCAACAAGATTTCTTTAAATATGGTGAAAGCTATTTAAAACCTATGTCGCTTAAAGATATATCTGAAAGTATAGGCATGCATGAGTCTACTATAAGCAGAGCTATAAAAGATAAGTATATAAATACAAATAGAGGAACTATAAAAATAAAAGATTTATTTACTGTGGGGCTATCTTCTGCAAATAGCGCAGAGGATGTATCAGCATCTATAATTAAAAAAGAGATTAAAAAAATGATAGATAAAGAAGATAAATCAAAGCCTCTTTCAGATCAGGCTATCTGCGACTATTTAAACGAGCAGGGAATGAATATTTCCAGAAGAACAGTAGCAAAATATAGAGAGGAAATGAATATTAAAGCTTCAAGTAAAAGAAAGAGGTTTTAGTATATCCTCTCTTTCGTTTTGTTTACACATTGTTAACATATTTTTTTGAAATACTAATTTAAAAAAGTTAGTATTTAATTTATAATATAAGTGGGACAAGAAATGAATGACCGGGACGTATAATGACCAAAGAGGTGTTACTATTGCGCGAGATTTTAAAACTAGCTCAGAAAGTTGTACCCGAGACCTTAGAACTACTTGTTAAAAGATATAACATACTCAGGGTTATTAATCACAATCAGCCCATAGGAAGAAGAACACTATCAAGCAGCCTTGAAATTGGTGAAAGAATAGTTCGTTCTGAGATTAATTTTCTAAAAGAGCAAAACCTTATAGAAATAAACACTCCAGGAATGACTATTACTCCTGAAGGTGAGGAGGTAATACATAAGCTTAAGGACATAATTCATGAACTTAAGGGCCTCTCTGATTTAGAGGAATACATAAAAAAAGGGTTGGGACTTAAGAATGTTATAATAGTTCCAGGAGATTTAGATCAAGACAAAACAGTTCTTTCAGAATTGGGAAAAGCTGCAGCAAATATACTTAAGGATCTAATAAGAGATAAAAGTATTATTGCTCTTACAGGGGGCTCTACAATAAAGGAAGTTGTTGATAATGTCCCAAGAATTACTAATTTTAAAGATATTCTAGTTATACCTGCAAGAGGCGGCATGGGCAAAAATGTAGAGATCCAAGCAAATAACCTAGCGGCTAGTTTGGCACACAAACTTTCAGCCAACTACAAGCTTTTACATATTCCAGACAATTTAACTACTACTGCATTAAGTGCTGTATTAAATGAAAGCGATGTAAAAGAAATTGTAGATAATATAAAAAACTCAGATATACTTATTTATGGTATAGGACGAGCGGATGAAATGGCTAAAAGAAGAGGTCTCTCTTCTGAGAGGGTACAAGAACTAAATTCTTTAGGAGCAGTAGGTGAGGCTTTCGGAAATTACTTTAATAGTCTAGGCGAAATAATTTGTTCTACGTCAACTATTGTTGTAGACAGCAATTCGCTAAAGAGTATTGGAAACCTTATTGCAGTAGCTGCAGGTGAGAGCAAAGCAGAAGCTATAGTAGCAATAGAAAAGAACTTGTCTCACAGTACTTTAATCACTGATGAAGGTGCAGCTAGAAAAATAATTAATATTCTAGATAAAATAGAGTAAACTATCAGTGTGTCTAGTATATTTTTAAATTTTTGTCAAATTATATTTTATATATAATTATATTTTAATTTATATTTTTAGGAGGTACTTACATGTCAAATGTTAAAGTAGCAATTAATGGTTTTGGTAGAATAGGACGTCTTGCATTCAGACAAATGTTTGGAGCAGAAGGATATGATGTTGTTGCAATCAACGATTTAACAGCTCCAAAGATGTTAGCACACTTATTAAAATATGATTCTTCACAAGGTAGATACGAAGGAACAGTTGAAGCAAAAGAGTCTTCTATAGTTGTTAATGGAAAAGAAATCAAAATATATGCATCAGCTGATGCTTCAAAACTTCCATGGGGAGAATTGGATGTAGACGTAGTACTTGAGTGTACTGGATTCTATGTATCTAAAGCAAAATCACAAGCACACATCAATGCAGGTGCTAAGAAAGTTGTTATTTCAGCTCCAGCTGGTAACGATCTTCCAACAGTTGTTTACAATGTAAACCATGATATATTAACTGCTGATGATAATATAATTTCAGCAGCTTCATGTACAACTAACTGCTTAGCTCCAATGGCTAAAGCACTTAATGACTATGCTGAAATTCAATCAGGTATAATGTCAACAATCCATGCTTACACTGGAGACCAAATGGTACTAGATGGCCCACACAGAGGAGGAGACTTCAGACGTGCTAGAGCTGCTGCTGTAAATATTGTTCCTAACTCAACAGGAGCTGCAAAAGCTATAGGATTAGTTATTCCAGAATTAAACGGAAAATTAATTGGTTCAGCACAAAGAGTTCCAGTTCCAACTGGTTCAACTACAATTTTAACTTCAGTTGTTAAAGGAAAAGATGTTACAGTTGAAGGAATTAACGCGGCTATGAAGGCGGCTTCAAATGAATCATTTGGTTACACTGAAGAGCAATTAGTATCTTCTGATATCATTGGAATAAAATTTGGTTCTCTATTTGATGCAACTCAAACAATGGTTACTAAAATTGCAGAAGATTTATACCAAGTTCAAACAGTTTCATGGTATGACAACGAAAACTCATACACTAGCCAAATGGTTAGAACTATAAAGCACTTCGCTAACTTTTTAAAGTAATTTAAGCATTTAGTTATAAGAATTTAAAGGTTAATAATAAGGGCTGGTTTTGTAGTCAGGGCTATAAACCCAGGCCTTTATTTATGCATACATATAAAATTATTGTATAAAGGAGAGAGTGAAATGAGCTTTAACAAAAAGACTATTGAAGATATACAGGTTAAAGGCAAAAGAGTTCTTGTAAGATGCGATTTCAACGTTCCAATGAAAGACGGAAAGATAACTGATGAAAATAGATTAAACGGAGCTCTTCCAACTATAAAATATTTAATGGAAAAGGGTGCTAAGGTTATACTTTGCTCACATCTAGGAAAAGCAAAGGGACCAGACCCAAGTCTTACACTTGCTCCAGTTGCAATGAGACTTTCTGAACTTCTAAATAAAGAGGTTGTTTTTGCTGCTGATGATACAGTGGTTGGAGACAATGCAAGAAAAGCAGTTTCAGTAGCTAAAGATGGAGATGTTATCCTTCTTGAAAATACAAGATTTAGAAAAGAAGAAGGTAAAAACGAGGACTCCTTCTCACAAGACTTAGCTTCAATTGCAGATGTTTATGTAAATGATGCTTTTGGATCAGCTCACAGAGCTCACTGTTCAACAGTAGGAGTTACGAAATTTGTTGATACAGCTGTTTGTGGATACTTAATCCAAAAGGAATTAAAGTTCCTTGGAGAGGCAGTTCAAAATCCAACAAGACCATTCTGTGCTATACTTGGTGGAGCAAAGGTTGTTGACAAGATAGCAGTTATAGAAAACCTACTTGACAAGGTAGATACTTTAATAATAGGTGGTGGAATGGCTTATACCTTCTTTAAGGCTCAAGGCTATGAAATAGGCAAGTCACTTTTAGATGAAGAAAGACTCGACTATGCTAAAGAAATGATGGAAAAGGCTAAGACTAAGGGAGTTAAACTGCTTCTTCCTGTAGACAACAGAATAGCTCCGGAATACGCTGATGTGGAAGCTAAGATAACAGAAGATCAAAACGTTCCTGAAGGATACATGGGATTGGATATTGGACCAAAATCAGAAAAACTTTTTGCTTATGCCGTTAGAGAAGCAAAGACAGTTATATGGAACGGACCAATGGGAGTTGCTGAATTTAAAAATTTTGCAGCAGGTACAGTAGCAGTTGCAAAGGCTATGGCCGATTCAGGAGCTACTACTATAATTGGTGGCGGAGACAGTGCTGCAGCAGTTAACAACTTAGGTTTCGGAGATAAAATGACTCATATTTCAACTGGTGGTGGAGCTTCACTTGAATTCTTAGAAGGAAAAGAACTTCCTGGGATAGCTGCGCTTAACAATAAATAATAATAATTATCAATTAAAGTTTACAAAGTGCTTTTAAATGATATAATGTAAATGAAGGAAGGTTTTTAGATATGAGAAAGCCAATAATCGCTGGAAACTGGAAAATGCACAAAACTATTGATGAAGCAGTTAGTTTTGTTGAAGAAATAAAGGACTTAGTTAAAGAAGCTAAGTGTGAAATTGTAATTTGCCCAACATTTGTTTCGCTAGACGCTGTAGTTAAAGCTGTTAAAGGAACGAATATTAAAGTAGGAGCTCAAAACGTTCATTTTGAAGATAAAGGAGCTTTTACAGGTGAAATTGCTCCAAATATGCTAGAAGCTGTTGGTGTAGATTATGTTATAATAGGACACAGCGAAAGAAGACAATATTTCAACGAAACTGATGAAACAGTTAACAAGAAGCTAAAGGCTGCTTTTGCTCACAACATAGTTCCAATACTCTGCGTTGGTGAGTCTCTTGAAGAAAGAGAAAATAATATAACTGAAGAAGTTATAGGTAGACAAATTAAGCTTGATTTAACAGGTTTAACTCCAGAGCAAGTAGAAAATATTGTTGTTGCTTATGAGCCAATTTGGGCTATAGGAACAGGCAGAACTGCAACTTCAGACCAAGCTAACGAAACTATAGCTTTCATTAGAAAAGTTATAGCCTCAGTATATGGAAAAGAAGTAGCAGACAAAACAAGAATACAGTATGGTGGTTCTGTTAAGCCTTCTACAATAGCAGAGCAAATGGCTAAATCAGACATAGATGGAGCATTAGTTGGGGGAGCGAGCCTTGTAGCAGCAGATTTCGCAGCAATAGTGAATTTCTAATCAAGGGGGAAATGTAATGTCAAAGAAACCAGTTATGCTAATGATCCTAGATGGATTCGGAATATCAGACAAAGTAGATGGCAATGCAGTAGCTGCAGCAAAGAAGCCTAACTTTGACAAGTATTTTAATGAATATCCTAATGTGCAGCTTGGAGCCAGCGGAATGGATGTTGGACTTCCAAGAGGACAAATGGGTAATTCAGAGGTTGGTCACTTAAATATAGGTGCAGGAAGAATAATATATCAAGAATTGACAAGAATAACTAAGGCGATAGAAGATGGCGATTTCTTTGAAAAAGCTGAGCTAAATGAGGCTATAGACAAGGCTATAAAAGGTTCAAACTCACTTCATCTTTTAGGACTACTCTCCGATGGTGGAGTTCACTCTCATATAGATCACTTAAAGGCTTTAATAAAGCTTGCCAAGGATAAGGGATTAAAGAAGGTTTATGTTCATGCTTTCCTTGACGGAAGAGATGTTCAACCTGGTTCAGCTAAGGACTTCATTGCGGCTCTTGAAGACTACATGAAAGAAGTTGGAGTTGGGAAAATAGCTTCAATCTCTGGTAGATACTATGCTATGGACAGGGATAAGCGTTGGGAAAGAGTGCAGCTTGCTTATAATGCTATAGTTTTAGGTGAAGGTGAAACTGCTCTTTCAGCTATGGAGGCAATTGAAAGCTCCTACCATGACAACAAAACTGATGAGTTTGTTCTTCCAACTGTAATACTTGAAAATGGAGATCCAACAGCGAAAATAGTTAATGGCGACTCAGTAATATTCTTTAACTTCAGACCAGATAGAGCTAGAGAGATTACTAGAGCTATAAATGATAAAGTTTTTGATGGTTTTGAAAGAGATACACTCAACTTAAATTACGTTTGCATGACTCAGTATGATAAAACAATGGAAGGTGTTTCCGTGGTATTTAAACCTGAATCATACAATAATACTTTAGGAGAGTATATAAGCAGATTAGGTAAGAAGCAGCTAAGAATAGCAGAAACAGAAAAATATGCTCACGTTACCTTTTTCTTTAATGGTGGTGTAGAAGCACCGAATGAAGGCGAAGATAGAGCACTTATAGCTTCACCAAAGGTCGCTACTTATGATTTAAAGCCAGAGATGAGTGCTTACGAGCTTACAGATGAGCTTATAAGAAGAATTGACACTGATGAGTATGATATGATAATCTGTAACTATGCAAATCCAGATATGGTAGGACATACCGGTGTATTTGAAGCAGCAGTTAAAGCAATTGAAACGGTAGACAACTGTATGGGAAGAGTTGTAGAAAGAGTACTTGAAAAAGATGGTGCTGTATTTGTAACTGCCGACCATGGAAATGCAGAGCAAATGATTGACTATTCAACAGGAGAGCCAATGACTGCTCATACAACAGATCCAGTTCCACTGCTTTATATAGCGAATGATGCAAAGGGTAAAGAGCTTAGAAGCGGAATACTTGCTGATTTAGCTCCAACTATGCTTCAGGTTATGGGACTAGAAGTGCCAGCAGAAATGACTGGAAAGTCACTTATAAAATAATTTTGCTAGTCTACTGTAGAGGGCTCATGCTCTCTACAGAGAATATACATATTTGAAAGGAGTTTTTTAAATGAAAATTCATGTAGACATCGTAGATGTAGTTGCAAGACAAATTCTAGACTCAAGATGCTTCCCAACAGTAGAGGTTGAAGTTACACTTGAAGACGGAACAATAGGAAGAGCTGCTGTTCCATCAGGAGCATCAACAGGTATATTTGAAGCTGTTGAATTAAGAGACGGAGACAAGACTCAATACAATGGTAAGGGAGTTCTTAAGGCTGTTGCTAACGTTAATGACGTTATAGCTCCAGAACTTATAGGGATGAACATATTTGATCAAGTTGCTATCGATCAAACAATGATCGATTTAGACGGAACACCAAACAAGGGAAGATTAGGAGCTAACGCAATACTTGGTGTATCATTAGCTGTTGCTCAAGCAGCTGCTAACTACCTTGGATTACCTTTATACCAATACATAGGTGGAGTTAACGCTAAGGCTCTTCCAGTACCAATGATGAACATAATCAACGGTGGAAAGCACGCTGACAACAACGTAGACTTCCAAGAGTTCATGGTTATGCCAGTTGGAGCATCATCCTTCAGTGAAGCATTAAGAATGAGTGCAGAAGTTTACCATTCCTTAAAATCAGCTTTAAAGGCTAGAAAATATGAAACTGGTGTTGGCGATGAGGGAGGATTCGCTCCAAACCTTAAGTCAAACGAAGAAGCTATCGCTGTTATAATAGAAGCTATTGAAAAAGCTGGATATGTTCCAGGAAAAGATATATACATAGCTCTAGACGTTGCATCTTCAGAACTTTACAAAGAAGACGGAAAGTATCACTTAGACGGAGAAGGAAAGACTCTTACTCCAGCTGAAATGGCTGACTTCTATGTTGAGCTAGTTAACAAGTACCCAATAATCTCCATTGAAGATGGTATGGCAGAAGAAGATTGGGAAGGTTGGAAGCTATTAACTGAAAAGTTAGGTGGAAAAATTCAATTAGTTGGAGACGACTTATTTGTTACTAACACTGAAAGACTTGAAAGAGGTATCAAAACTGGTACTGCAAACTCAATTCTTATAAAGCTTAACCAAATAGGTACATTAACTGAAACTCTTAACGCTATAGAAATGGCTGCAAGAGCTGGTTATACAGCAGTAGTTTCCCATAGATCAGGTGAAACCGAAGATACAACAATTGCTGACCTAGTTGTAGCTACAAATGCTGGTCAAATAAAGACTGGTGCTCCAGCGAGATCAGAAAGAGTTGCTAAATACAATCAACTTCTAAGAATTGAAGAAGAATTAGGAAGCTCAGCTCAATACAGAGGAATCAATGCTTTCTACAACATAAAGAAGTAATTTAAAGTGAGGCTCTTAAGCCTCACTTTTTTAAGGTTGTATTATAACTTCACTTGTGATAAAATACCATTGTATAACTTTATGGGAGGTATATGAATATGCGTATTGCTCTTATAGTTGCTCTTGTAATTATTTCTATAGTATTAATAATATCTGTAATGCTCCAGCCAAGTAAAACTAATGGACTATCAGGTTTTGTTGGTGGTGGAAGCGCAGATACATATTACGCTAAGAATAAGGCTAAAACAAAGGAAGTCGTAATGGCTAGAATAACTGTTTTAACTGCTATTTTATTTGCTTTAGACGTAATAGCTTTAAACCTAATAAAATAATTCAAAGCACTAAAGTATAGTCAATATGGCTGTACTTTTTTATTTTTAACTCTTTATTTATAATAGCATATAATCTAGGAATATATTTTATAAAATTACCAAAAATAATATAAGGTATATGTATGAAAGGAAGTGACTTAATTGAACATTAGAGAAGCAGTTGTAGAATTTATGAGAGAAAAATCCTACAAACCTATTTCCATATATGAGCTAGCTTATGCTATGAACATAGAAAAAAGCGATTTCAAGATGTTTCAAGATGTAATCTATGATATGGAAAAGGATGGAGAAATTATTAAAACAAGGACAGAACATTATGGTGTACCTGAAAAAATGGGACTTGTGGTTGGAAAGCTACAGGGGCATCAAAAGGGCTATGGTTTTGTTATACCAGAAATTAGTGAGCCGGATGTTTTTATACCCATAAGTGCTATGGGTGGTGCCATGCATGGTGATAAAGTTATTGCAAAAATAACTAGAGAAGAAAATGAGGGTAAAAGACGCGAAGGTGAAATAATCAGAATAATCAAAAGAGGCAATAAGACAATAATAGGTACATATGAGGACAGCAAGAATTTTGGTTTTGTTGTGGCAGATGATAGAAGAATTTATCAGGATATATTCATTCCAAAGGCTGAGCGAAATGGTGCCAAGACAGGACAGGTAGTTATAGTTGAAATTACTGAATGGCCAGATAAGAGAAGAAACCCTGAGGGAAGAGTTGTAGAAATCCTTGGAAGCAAGGGTGACAGGGGAATAGATATACTTACAATAATAAAAAAACATGGCCTTCCTGAGGAATTCCCTCAAAAGGTTGAAGCTTTTGCAGAAAATATTCCAAATGAAATACCAGAGGAAGAATATTCAAGACGTGAGGTCTTAAGAGATCTACGCATGGTTACTATAGATGGTGAGGATGCTAAGGACCTTGATGATGCTGTTTCAATTGAGAAGCTTCCAAACAATAATTACAGGCTTGGAGTACATATTGCAGACGTTTCTCATTATGTAAAAGAGAAAAACCCTCTAGATAGGGAAGCTTTGAAAAGAGGTACATCTGTATATTTGATTGATAGAGTTATACCTATGCTTCCAAAGAAACTGTCAAATGGCATTTGTAGCTTAAATCCTAAGGTAGATAGATTAGCATTATCCTGCTTTATGGAGATAGATAGATCAGGAAAGGTTCTAGACCATAAAATAGTTGAAAGTGTAATTAAGACTAGTGAAAGAATGACTTATACTGATGTTACAAAGATACTTAAAGACAGAGATGAAGAGCTTATAAGAAAATATGAGTATCTTCACGAAGATTTTAAGGCTATGGAGGACCTTTGCAATATACTACATAAAAAGAGAATGGGTCGAGGGGCTATTGACTTTGAGTTTGAAGAGAGCAAAATAGTTTTAAACGATAAGGGAAAACCAATTGATGTAAAGCCTTATGAAAGAGAAATTGCCAATAGAATGATAGAAGAGTTTATGCTTGTTTGTAATGAAACTATAGCTGAGCACATGTTCTGGGCAAATATGCCTTTTGTATATAGAATTCACGAAGACCCAGACCTTGAAAAGCTAAATATATTTAATGAATTTGTTCATAATTTAGGATATGCAGTTAAATGGACCAAAGAAGTTCATCCTAAGGCCCTTCAAGAAATAATCGAAAAAATTAAAGGTCAGAAGGAAGAAACCGTAGTTAGTACTTTGCTGCTTAGATCACTAAAGCAGGCTAGGTATGCGCCACAGTGTGAAGGTCACTTTGGTTTGGCAGCTAAATACTACTGCCACTTTACTTCACCAATAAGAAGATATCCAGACCTTATAATTCACAGGATTATCAAGGAATATATAAATGGGCAGATAGATGAAAATAGAACAGTAAGACTTAACAAAGAAGTTGAGTATGCTTCAAAACAGTCTTCTGAAATGGAAAGAGTAGCACAAGACGCGGAGAGAGAAGTTGACGATTTAAAGAAAGCTGAATACATGTCTGACAGGATTGGTCAGGAATTTGACGGTATAATTTCCTCTGTAACAAACTTTGGATTCTTCGTAGAACTACCTAATACTATAGAAGGCTTAGTTCACATAAGCGATCTTGATGACGATTATTATGTATATGATGAAAAGCGCTTAAGCCTAATTGGAGAACGCACTAAAAAGATATACAGGCTTGGTGACGAAGTTAAGATTAAAGTAACCAAAGTTGATATTGAATTTAGAGAGATTTATTTCAAGCTTGTGGAAGAGCAGCAGTCCGGCGAAGATGGTGAGGAAGAAACTATAGAAATTAAGGCACGAAGAGCTTATCCAATAATACCAAGAGATCAATTGAACAGTGACAACATACTAAATTTAGAAGAGAATATGGATTAACAAAAAGCTGCTTCTTTTGGAGCGGCTTTTTTATTTGCAAATAATATTAAAAATTGCACAAATAGTTTGACAAGTATATTAATAAGTTGATAAAATATTAACATATTATGTTCTTCAAATAATTAGAGAGAAATCTTCAATTATTTGTATTTAAATATTTATACCTAACAGAAAAGATATTTCTAATCTGAAAGGAAAGAAGGGGATACAATTAAGCTTTAGCTGAGTGGCTATAGCTGTATTTGTTTTGCAAATCAAGCTTTCCTGTGTGGAAGGCTTTTTATTTTGCAAAACTTTACCAATGGGAGGAAGTATATGAAAAAAATTGCAGTAATAAGTGCTATACTAGAAAAACCTAATATTTGCCAGAAAGAATTTAACGAAGTTGTGTCAAGCTTTAAGGGGATTGTTAAGGGAAGGATGGGAGTACCATTTGAGGAAGAAGATATTGCAGTTATTAGCATTACGATTTTAGGAGAGCTGAATGACATTAATAGCTTGACTGGAAAGCTTGGAAATATTAATCATGTATTGGTTAAGACAGCTATATCAAAAAAGGAGATTGAATAATGAGAGCTGTTATAGATAAGCTTTATTTTCAAAACAATTTGACTAATGAAGAACTTTTAGCCTTACTAAACAGCATAAATGAAGACACAAAGAAGTACTTGATAGAAAAGGCTCATGAAACAAGAATGCGAACTTATGGAGATATGGTTTTCATGAGAGGACTTATAGAGTTCACAAACTATTGCAAGAGAAACTGTAGGTACTGCGGTATTAGAGCAGGCAACAAGCTAGCAGATAGGTACAGGCTAACTGATGAAGAAATAATGCAAGTTTGCTGTGAGGGCTATGAACTTGGTTACAGAACATTTGTGCTGCAGGGCGGTGAGGATGACTACTTTAATGATGATAAAATTATAGCCATAG
The genomic region above belongs to Clostridium swellfunianum and contains:
- the gpmI gene encoding 2,3-bisphosphoglycerate-independent phosphoglycerate mutase, producing the protein MSKKPVMLMILDGFGISDKVDGNAVAAAKKPNFDKYFNEYPNVQLGASGMDVGLPRGQMGNSEVGHLNIGAGRIIYQELTRITKAIEDGDFFEKAELNEAIDKAIKGSNSLHLLGLLSDGGVHSHIDHLKALIKLAKDKGLKKVYVHAFLDGRDVQPGSAKDFIAALEDYMKEVGVGKIASISGRYYAMDRDKRWERVQLAYNAIVLGEGETALSAMEAIESSYHDNKTDEFVLPTVILENGDPTAKIVNGDSVIFFNFRPDRAREITRAINDKVFDGFERDTLNLNYVCMTQYDKTMEGVSVVFKPESYNNTLGEYISRLGKKQLRIAETEKYAHVTFFFNGGVEAPNEGEDRALIASPKVATYDLKPEMSAYELTDELIRRIDTDEYDMIICNYANPDMVGHTGVFEAAVKAIETVDNCMGRVVERVLEKDGAVFVTADHGNAEQMIDYSTGEPMTAHTTDPVPLLYIANDAKGKELRSGILADLAPTMLQVMGLEVPAEMTGKSLIK
- the eno gene encoding phosphopyruvate hydratase; protein product: MKIHVDIVDVVARQILDSRCFPTVEVEVTLEDGTIGRAAVPSGASTGIFEAVELRDGDKTQYNGKGVLKAVANVNDVIAPELIGMNIFDQVAIDQTMIDLDGTPNKGRLGANAILGVSLAVAQAAANYLGLPLYQYIGGVNAKALPVPMMNIINGGKHADNNVDFQEFMVMPVGASSFSEALRMSAEVYHSLKSALKARKYETGVGDEGGFAPNLKSNEEAIAVIIEAIEKAGYVPGKDIYIALDVASSELYKEDGKYHLDGEGKTLTPAEMADFYVELVNKYPIISIEDGMAEEDWEGWKLLTEKLGGKIQLVGDDLFVTNTERLERGIKTGTANSILIKLNQIGTLTETLNAIEMAARAGYTAVVSHRSGETEDTTIADLVVATNAGQIKTGAPARSERVAKYNQLLRIEEELGSSAQYRGINAFYNIKK
- the secG gene encoding preprotein translocase subunit SecG is translated as MRIALIVALVIISIVLIISVMLQPSKTNGLSGFVGGGSADTYYAKNKAKTKEVVMARITVLTAILFALDVIALNLIK
- the rnr gene encoding ribonuclease R, which produces MNIREAVVEFMREKSYKPISIYELAYAMNIEKSDFKMFQDVIYDMEKDGEIIKTRTEHYGVPEKMGLVVGKLQGHQKGYGFVIPEISEPDVFIPISAMGGAMHGDKVIAKITREENEGKRREGEIIRIIKRGNKTIIGTYEDSKNFGFVVADDRRIYQDIFIPKAERNGAKTGQVVIVEITEWPDKRRNPEGRVVEILGSKGDRGIDILTIIKKHGLPEEFPQKVEAFAENIPNEIPEEEYSRREVLRDLRMVTIDGEDAKDLDDAVSIEKLPNNNYRLGVHIADVSHYVKEKNPLDREALKRGTSVYLIDRVIPMLPKKLSNGICSLNPKVDRLALSCFMEIDRSGKVLDHKIVESVIKTSERMTYTDVTKILKDRDEELIRKYEYLHEDFKAMEDLCNILHKKRMGRGAIDFEFEESKIVLNDKGKPIDVKPYEREIANRMIEEFMLVCNETIAEHMFWANMPFVYRIHEDPDLEKLNIFNEFVHNLGYAVKWTKEVHPKALQEIIEKIKGQKEETVVSTLLLRSLKQARYAPQCEGHFGLAAKYYCHFTSPIRRYPDLIIHRIIKEYINGQIDENRTVRLNKEVEYASKQSSEMERVAQDAEREVDDLKKAEYMSDRIGQEFDGIISSVTNFGFFVELPNTIEGLVHISDLDDDYYVYDEKRLSLIGERTKKIYRLGDEVKIKVTKVDIEFREIYFKLVEEQQSGEDGEEETIEIKARRAYPIIPRDQLNSDNILNLEENMD
- a CDS encoding TM1266 family iron-only hydrogenase system putative regulator, which produces MKKIAVISAILEKPNICQKEFNEVVSSFKGIVKGRMGVPFEEEDIAVISITILGELNDINSLTGKLGNINHVLVKTAISKKEIE